The nucleotide sequence TACTGGTTAATGAGCTTGAAGATATTACGGAACACGAGATTGATTTAGTCAGCTTAAAGAACTTGTACGAAATAAATCCTAAACTCGCCTACTCAGTAGTTGCTGATGGAATATTACTTTTTTCAATTGATGAACAATTATTGGTTCAATACAAAAAAAATGTATTCCTAAAATATCTTGACTTTAAACCTGTAATTGATCTTTTTACCAGAAAATTGAATGAACGTATTTCTAATAACAAATTCGCCGATTTTTAAAAAATGAATATTGATAAATTGACAAGACTTGAAGAAAATTTAAAAACCCTGGAACAGTTCAGAAATAGTTATTCACTCGATGATATTATTTCCAACAAAATTGATGAGTGGGGACTCCGATACGGACTTTTCGAATCAATACAAATTATTATTGATATTTCCTGCAGCATAGTAGCAAATAAAAATTTAGGCACTCCTAAAAATTATTCGGAATGCATATCATTATTAGTTTCCAATGATTATTTAAATAAAGATTTGGGTGAAAAGATAAAAAGTATGATAGGTCTTAGAAATTTATTAATTCACGAATATGGTATAATAGAAGTGAACAAACTATTTGCGAATCTTGATCATATAAATGATGTACGAAATTTTATTCAATCCATTAAGTCAGCACTTTAGTATCTAGTCTTACTTAATAACTGCCCAATCAACATCTCTTATCAAACTTGCCTGCAGGCAGGAGCGTCTTCTACATCTTCTATTTATTTAGTGCATTTTCAACGTCATCTATTAAGTCTTCTACATCTTCAATACCAACAGAGAAACGAACCAAAGCATCTGTAAAATCATACTTTTCTCTTTCAGCTTTCGGAACTGAAGCGTGTGTCATTGAAGCAGGATGACAAATTAAACTTTCAACTCCACCGAGACTTTCAGCAAGAGCAAAAACTTTTACTCCGTTCAAAACTTTTTTAGCTTTTTCAAGTGTACCGAAATCAGCAGAAACCATTCCGCCAAATCCACGCATCTGCTTTTTTGCAAGTGGATGTTGAGGATGATCTTTCAATCCGGGATAAATAACTTTTTTTGCTAATCCAGATTCAAATAAAAACTTAGCAAAAGCTTTTGCATTTTCTTCGTGCTGTTTCATTCGTACTGCAAGAGTTTTTGTTGCACGAAGAACAAGCCAGCAATCAAAAGGAGATGGTATCGCTCCGGCTGCGTTTTGAATGTATCGAAGACGTTCGTGATATTTATCATTATTCATTACTAGTATTCCGCCGATAGCATCGCTATGTCCGTTAATATATTTTGTTGTGCTGTGAAGCACGATATCAATTCCCCACTCTATCGGGTTCTGAAAATACGGACTCATAAAAGTATTATCGCAAACAGTTATCAGATTATTTTTCTTTGCAATATCCGAAACTGCTTTCAAATCAGTTAAAATCAACATAGGATTTGTAGGAGTTTCAACGAAAATCATTTTTGTATTTTTATTAATTGCACTTTCAATATTTTTTAACTCACTTGTATCAACCCACGAGTATTGTAAACCAAATGCAGTAAGATTTTGTTCGAACAATCTGTACGTTCCACCATAAACATTGTTCGAAACAATAACATGATCTCCTGCTTTCAATAAACTCATCAATGAGTGAGTTGCTGCAAGTCCAGATGAAAATGCAATTCCATATTTTCCTTTTTCGAGAGTAGCAATATTTTTTTCTAATGCCTGTCTGGTGAGATTGTGAGTTCGACCATACTCATAACCTTTATTTTTACCAAGTTCTTCCTGTACATAAGTTGAAGTAAGGTACAGTGGCGTAATTACTGCACCGGTTGTTGGATCAGGAATTTGTCCTGCGTGAATTGCATCTGTTGAAAAGCCCATTTTTATTCTTTCAGGTTATTATTTAATATTTTGTAAATGGAATAATGAATATCGAACTTCGAATATCGAATCTCGAACTTTTGTTTTTAATTATCCTTTGTCTTTATTTTATTTTTTTTAGCTGTATCAATACTTTTAACAAATATAGATATGAGTTCATTACATTCAATTAATCCTTTATCAACCGGCTCAATATCAATTATCAAAGGAACACGCTTTGTTATTTTTAAAGCAACTCTTGTTTCTCTTAATTCTTTTAAAAGAATTTTAAATTTATGAATAAAATCACTTAACGATTCAGCACTTTGTGCTTCACCATAATTTAGAGCGGGCGAAGTTCCGGATCGTACTATTTGTCCAGCAATATGATTACCAGCTCTGGTATTTTTTAAATTCTCTGCAATAGTTATTACTAACACAGCAAATTCGATTAATCTGTCTTCAAGATCATATTTTTTATTGTTTGTGCTCATTGATCCGTCTGTATTTTAATTCGATATTCGAAATTCATTATTCGTCATTCGATATTTAAGAAAATTTATTCTTCTACTTTCCCTGTTCAATATTCGATATTCAACAGATTCCTTCTCCGGCAGTTTCCGGATCGCAATGACTCTACTATTTGCTATCTAAATTAATTAGATCATATCTCGTGATTATATCTGTTATCAGACCAAAGTCGGAGACAAGTATAGCTGAGTTGTTTTTTATACATTTTTTAACTTCTTCAATTTCAGTTATTGCGTCGAGAATTGGTAAACTTTCTTCCATCACATCTTTGATAAGATTATTATAAAGCTGAGGATTATCTACCAACTTTGAAAGTAAACGACTTTCCCGAATTGCTCCAATCGACTGTTTGCCTTTTAAAACAGGAATTTGTGAGTACCCTGTTTTAGTTATTAACTCAAGCACGTCTTTTACTTTATCATCTTCTTTTACAGATATAATTTCCTCAATTCCAAAAGATTTTTTCCTATCTGAAATATCGCGAAGAGTTTTTATTTCAGTATCGAGCATCCTGTTTAACTTCAACCAGTCTTCATTATGTACTTTGGATAAATATCTTTCACCCGTATCACAAACAATGAATACAACTACATCATCTTTTGATAATTTTTTGGAAATATCAAGTGCAACATTAACAATTGTTCCCGTACTTCCTCCGCAAAAAATTCCTTCTTCCTTTGTAAGTCTTCTGGCTGCAGCAAAAGATTCCTTATCACTTACGTTAATTATTTTATCAATATACTGGAAGTGAACATTTTCCGGTAAACAATCCTGACCAATTCCTTCAACAAGATACGGAGTCCCTTTAATTACTTCTCCGGTTTCTTTGTAATGTTTAAATATTGAACCAAGCGGATCAGCACCAATCACCTGGATGTTTGGATTTTTTTCTTTCAGGAATCTTCCGGTTCCACTTATTGTTCCTCCTGTTCCAATGCTCGAAACAAAATGAGTTATCTTTCCATCTGTCTGTCGCCAGATTTCCGGTCCGGTTGTCTTGTAATGAATTTCAGGATTTGAAGGATTTGAATATTGGTAAGCAAAAAATGAATTCGGAATTTCAGTGGAAAGTCTTCTTGCAACATTCACATAATATTCAGGATCATCAGGATCAACAAGATTTGAGACGACAATAACTTCAGCGCCAAATGCTTTGAGATAATTTATTTTTTCCGCGCTCACTTTTGATGTAACAACAAAAATACATCTGTATCCTTTTACTGCTGCGGAAATTGCAAGACCAATTCCGGTATTTCCACTTGTAGCTTCGATAATTGTTCCGCTGGATTTTAATACACCTTTTCTCTCGGCATCTTCTATCATTGAAAATCCAATGCGATCTTTTACGCTTCCACCCGGATTAGCAGACTCCAGCTTTGCAAATATCTGCGGCTTTAATCCTTTGTTTATCCGATTTAGCTTTATAAGCGGCGTGTTGCCTATCTGTTCGAGCATGTTGTTTTTGTATTCCACTTAATAATATTTACTTTCTTTTTATAAAAAATTGTCCAATGATAATGATTTGAGTGGAATGATGAAAGAATATATATCGGAAGGGGAAAATTAAACTAATTGGTAATTTGTTTTCTTCTCCTCTCCAACCTTTCTGTTCTTCTCGTTGCTGTTCCATAAATAAACACAGAAACCAAAGCTACTAAAGTGCCCCCACTAAGCAGCGGACCAAAGACACTAAATCCATTGATGGTTAAGTAAATACCTCCCAGAACTCCAACTAATCCCAGAATAAATCCAAAAATTAATCCTATTCTTGAATTAGTTATGTCAGACTGAATAACTTTACTTTCAATGCTAATCCTGTGTTCAGTTTGCCTTTCAGCTTGTTTAATAATTCTATCTGCTGAACCAGGCACAACTTTTTCAAATTTTTCAAGAATATCGGGATGGGGCAAGGGACCAGCATATAGTTCAGCTTTTACAGATTGTATAACCTCCTGCTTAAACTTTTCTGGTTTATTTGAAGTCAAATTGTGGTTCCTTCTCTTCAGGAAATTGCAGTTCCAACTGATCAATAGCTACTTTAATATCATTTCCAATAGCCTTCCAATCAGAAGCGAGAGCTCGTGCATCTGCCTCTTCTTCACTTTCTGAATAGTTATATTCATTAAGTGTACTACCTAAATCTAAAATTCGAGCAATTCCTTCAATAAAGGATGGTCGTGAGAATAAAAAGAATGTGTCTCCCATATAATTAACTTTAAAATTTTATTTTTAATAAATGATTGATAAGTTTAGAAAATTTAGTAACTCCTTATGACTAAAATATCCTTTAGTATTTTCTTTGTCAAGAAATTTTATCATGACTAGTGGGCAAGTTTTATTCCAATTAATAAAATTACAAGTCAAAAAATGATGGGAGGAATCAACATCAACCCGTGGATATTAGTTTCAATTTGATAATGTGATTATTTTTACAATAGTTGATTTTGTAAGGAATATAGATATGGAGAAGTAAAAATGACTGAATATAATATGATTACAAACAGGCGATTACACTAATGTTTATACAATGAGAGAAATCTTTAAAAAATATCTCCACTCAATAGCCACCAAGTTTTCACACCCTGAAACTTCGGAAATGGGATACCGAACCGATTTCGAAATTCTTCTTCAGGGTATATTTGAAAAGATAAATGTCAAAAGAATAGACCACGATCCTAAAGCCAAGCACGGCAACAAACCTGATTTCATTGTGATGAAGAACGATATTCCCATTCTTTACATTGAAGCAAAAACTATTGGTGAATCTCTTGATAAGATTGAAAAGTCAAAGCAGATGGAAAGGTACTTTGGTTATGCTAATCTCGTTTTAACAGATTATGTTGAATTTCGGTTTTACAGGAATGGAATTAAGTACCAGGAACCGATAAAAATTGCACAGTATGATTTCGATTCAAGAACTATTACTCCCCTTCCAGATAAATTTGATTTTGCCGGAAACACTTTACTTCAATTCACTCAATCTCACAAAGAACCAATTAAATCTGGTGAACATCTTGCAAAAATTATGGGTGGGAAAGCTCAACGAATAAGAGACAACATTAAAGAAGTTCTGGCAAAGAAAGATGAAAAGAAACCAGAGATACTGAACGTTTACAACACAATTAAAAAACTTCTTGTGCACGATCTTGATGTAGAAGATTTTGCTGATATGTATGCTCAGACGCTGGTTTATGGATTATTTGTTGCAAGGTACCATGACGAAACTCCTGAAAAATTTTCTCGTCAAGAAGCGCGTGATTTAGTTCCTGCATCAAATCCTTTTCTAAGAAATTTCTTCGATCATATTGTTGGACCCAATTTTGATAAACGACTGGAATACATAGTGAATGAATTGTGTGAAGTGTTTTCTCACGCAAATATTCAACAGTTGATGAAACAATATTTTGAAAGAGGTCATGCTGAATTTATTTCAGCATCTTCCGATGAGACCCTGAAACGAGTTCAGGGTGACAATATCGGTCCTGATCCTGTGATTCATTTTTATGAAGATTTCCTTAAAGAATACGATGCTGAACTTCGCAAGAAAATGGGTGCTTATTATACTCCATTACCTGTTGTTAGATTTATTGTTCGGTCTGTTGATTATCTCCTGCAAAAAGAATTTAACCTTCCTTCTGGACTTGCCGATACTTCAAAACTTGAAAACGGAATTCATCGCGTTCAGATTCTTGATCCTGCTGTTGGAACCGGAACTTTTTTAAGTTCAGTCATTCGTGAAATTTATTTGAAGCTGAAAAACAGCGGACAAATTGGGCGCTGGACAACTTACGTCCATAACGATTTACTTCCGCGACTTCACGGTTTTGAACTGATGATGGCTCCATACACTATTGCACATCTTAAACTTAGTATGGCTTTTAAAGCCACGGGTTTTAAATACTTTAACCGCCGTCTTGGAATTTATCTCACCAACTCGCTTGAAGAAAGTGCACCTCAGCAAGAAATGTTTACTGGCTTTGGTTTTGCTGAAAGCATTGCCGATGAATCTAAAGAAGCTGCTCTTATTAAAAACGAAGCTCCTATAATGGTTGTAATCGGTAATCCACCTTATAGCATAAGTTCTGAAAATAAAAGTCCATGGATTCTTGATTTAATAAAAGAGTATAAGAAAGATTTAAACGAAAAAAATATTCAACCGCTTTCTGATGATTATATAAAATTTATTCGATATGCGGAACATTTTATCGAAAAGAATAAAACTGGTATCGTAGCAATGATTACAAATAACTCTTTCTTAGATGGCATCATTCATCGTCAGATGAGAAAGCACTTACTTGAAACTTTTGATGAAATTTATTTTCTCGATTTGCATGGAAGCACCAAAAAGAAAGAAACAGCAGCTGATGGAAGTAAAGATGAAAATGTTTTTGATATACAGCAAGGTGTTGTCATTTCAATTATGATCCGAAAGTCAGAAAAAAAAGAAAAACTTGGAGCAGTTAAGTTTGCAGAAGTTTATGGGACACGAAGAAACAAATTTTATTTTCTTGATGAAAACGACTTAAGAACAATTAAATGGCAAAATTTAAATTCGTTTTCACCCAATTTCTTTTTTGTACCAAAAGATTTTAAAGCAATTCAAGGTTATAACGAAGGATTTAAAGTTGATGAAATTTTCATAAATAATACTTCTGGTGTAAAAACTCATCACGATGATGAATTAGTAAGTTTTAACGAATTTGAAGAAAATAGTGAACCATATTTATATCGTCCTTTTGATACTAGATGGATTCAATATGATTTAGATAAAGTAGTTCGTCATCGTTATTCAGTAATGAAACATATGTTAAAGGATAATGTTTGCTTACTAACTTGTCGACAACAATCTACTTTTGACTTTCAACATGTGCTTATTACAAAATCCTTAAGTGATTTTTGTTCGGTTTCACTACAGACAAAAGAATCTACTTATGCATTCCCTCTGTATTGGTATTTAGACAATAATACAAAAGAGGTAAACCTCAAAAAAGAAATTGTAGAAGAAATAGAAAAGAAAGTTGGCAAAGTAACGCCGAAGGATATTCTCGATTATATTTATGCTGTTCTTCACTCACCTTCTTACAGGAAAAAGTATAAAGAGTTTTTAAAGATAGATTTTCCTCGTGTGCCTTATCCAAAAAACAAAGAAAGTTTTAAAAAACTTGTTACACTTGGAACTGAACTTCGCCTACTTCATCTTCTCGAATCACCAAAAGTAAATCAGTTCATTACAACATATCCTGTTTCGGGAAATAACGAAGTCGAGAAGATAAGGTTTGAGAATAGTAGTCATGCTGAACTTGGTTCAGCATCTAAGATTCCGAAACAAGCCTGCTTGACGGCAAGGCAGGTTCGGAATGACAACAACGGAAAAGTTTTTATAAATAAAGAACAATATTTTGGTAAAGTTCCTGAGATTGTCTGGAACTTTTACATCGGTGGTTATCAGCCAGCACAAAAATGGCTAAAGGATAGAAAAGGAAGAACACTCACAAATAGCGATATCGAACATTATCAGAAAATTATTGCTGCCTTAACAGAAACTGATAGGATAATGAAAGAGATTGATAAAATTAAAATTTGAAGTAATAATTAAAAACGAGAACTAATTATGAATGAAGAACTAGAGAAAATACCCGAACAATCAAATAGTAATCAAAAACAAAATGAACTGACTTTGCCCGAATTGATAAAGTTAGCTGAACCATTGATTAAATCGTGGACAGAAAATGATAATGAAAAACATCGTCGAGAATTAGATTTCGAAAATAATATCCTAAAGGAATCAAGCCGCCAGAATCGCTTAACGACAATTGGAATCTTTATAATATCTGGTTTAGTTTTATTTATTTCAGGTGTTCTCTTTTATATTGGTCGTGATTCAACTGCAATGGATTTAATAAAACTCGTTGTTGGCTTTGGTGGCGCATTACTTGGTGGATATGGTTATGCTCGAACCAAAAGTAACTCACGAGAGAGCGATAAATAAAAGAAATAGATTCCTTCTTTTCTCTTCTTCTGAAATTAATTATTAATATTTAGTTGCCACTAATAAATATTTAATAATTAATTTGCGTGACCGAACTATGTCATCTATATATTGTCACTTAATATTTTTCGAGTAGAAAGTATTGTTAGCATTTATTTTGTAATCATTGTATGTTTCTGCAAATAAAACTTCTAAATATTTTATTGAAACAATATGAAAACTGCATTAATTATCGTTCTACTTTTTTTAGGAATTCACCAAACTAAAGCGCAACAAACAAACCCGGATTATGATTCAACGCTTGCAAAGAAACTCGGGGCAGATGATTATGGAATGAAAGGATATGTTTTCGTTATGCTCAAAACCGGAACCAATACAACAACTGATGAAGAATTCATTGACAGTTGTTTTTCCGGTCATCTTCAAAACATAAAACGTCTTGTAAAAGA is from Ignavibacteriota bacterium and encodes:
- a CDS encoding nucleotidyltransferase domain-containing protein, whose product is MIKVNKEKIAELLIRNKNISFAYLFGSYAKNKIRFGSDLDIGIYFNAEPTIFEIGILVNELEDITEHEIDLVSLKNLYEINPKLAYSVVADGILLFSIDEQLLVQYKKNVFLKYLDFKPVIDLFTRKLNERISNNKFADF
- a CDS encoding DUF86 domain-containing protein, whose translation is MNIDKLTRLEENLKTLEQFRNSYSLDDIISNKIDEWGLRYGLFESIQIIIDISCSIVANKNLGTPKNYSECISLLVSNDYLNKDLGEKIKSMIGLRNLLIHEYGIIEVNKLFANLDHINDVRNFIQSIKSAL
- a CDS encoding PLP-dependent transferase, which encodes MGFSTDAIHAGQIPDPTTGAVITPLYLTSTYVQEELGKNKGYEYGRTHNLTRQALEKNIATLEKGKYGIAFSSGLAATHSLMSLLKAGDHVIVSNNVYGGTYRLFEQNLTAFGLQYSWVDTSELKNIESAINKNTKMIFVETPTNPMLILTDLKAVSDIAKKNNLITVCDNTFMSPYFQNPIEWGIDIVLHSTTKYINGHSDAIGGILVMNNDKYHERLRYIQNAAGAIPSPFDCWLVLRATKTLAVRMKQHEENAKAFAKFLFESGLAKKVIYPGLKDHPQHPLAKKQMRGFGGMVSADFGTLEKAKKVLNGVKVFALAESLGGVESLICHPASMTHASVPKAEREKYDFTDALVRFSVGIEDVEDLIDDVENALNK
- a CDS encoding four helix bundle protein, producing the protein MSTNNKKYDLEDRLIEFAVLVITIAENLKNTRAGNHIAGQIVRSGTSPALNYGEAQSAESLSDFIHKFKILLKELRETRVALKITKRVPLIIDIEPVDKGLIECNELISIFVKSIDTAKKNKIKTKDN
- a CDS encoding pyridoxal-phosphate dependent enzyme — translated: MEYKNNMLEQIGNTPLIKLNRINKGLKPQIFAKLESANPGGSVKDRIGFSMIEDAERKGVLKSSGTIIEATSGNTGIGLAISAAVKGYRCIFVVTSKVSAEKINYLKAFGAEVIVVSNLVDPDDPEYYVNVARRLSTEIPNSFFAYQYSNPSNPEIHYKTTGPEIWRQTDGKITHFVSSIGTGGTISGTGRFLKEKNPNIQVIGADPLGSIFKHYKETGEVIKGTPYLVEGIGQDCLPENVHFQYIDKIINVSDKESFAAARRLTKEEGIFCGGSTGTIVNVALDISKKLSKDDVVVFIVCDTGERYLSKVHNEDWLKLNRMLDTEIKTLRDISDRKKSFGIEEIISVKEDDKVKDVLELITKTGYSQIPVLKGKQSIGAIRESRLLSKLVDNPQLYNNLIKDVMEESLPILDAITEIEEVKKCIKNNSAILVSDFGLITDIITRYDLINLDSK
- a CDS encoding DUF2335 domain-containing protein — its product is MTSNKPEKFKQEVIQSVKAELYAGPLPHPDILEKFEKVVPGSADRIIKQAERQTEHRISIESKVIQSDITNSRIGLIFGFILGLVGVLGGIYLTINGFSVFGPLLSGGTLVALVSVFIYGTATRRTERLERRRKQITN
- a CDS encoding N-6 DNA methylase, which gives rise to MREIFKKYLHSIATKFSHPETSEMGYRTDFEILLQGIFEKINVKRIDHDPKAKHGNKPDFIVMKNDIPILYIEAKTIGESLDKIEKSKQMERYFGYANLVLTDYVEFRFYRNGIKYQEPIKIAQYDFDSRTITPLPDKFDFAGNTLLQFTQSHKEPIKSGEHLAKIMGGKAQRIRDNIKEVLAKKDEKKPEILNVYNTIKKLLVHDLDVEDFADMYAQTLVYGLFVARYHDETPEKFSRQEARDLVPASNPFLRNFFDHIVGPNFDKRLEYIVNELCEVFSHANIQQLMKQYFERGHAEFISASSDETLKRVQGDNIGPDPVIHFYEDFLKEYDAELRKKMGAYYTPLPVVRFIVRSVDYLLQKEFNLPSGLADTSKLENGIHRVQILDPAVGTGTFLSSVIREIYLKLKNSGQIGRWTTYVHNDLLPRLHGFELMMAPYTIAHLKLSMAFKATGFKYFNRRLGIYLTNSLEESAPQQEMFTGFGFAESIADESKEAALIKNEAPIMVVIGNPPYSISSENKSPWILDLIKEYKKDLNEKNIQPLSDDYIKFIRYAEHFIEKNKTGIVAMITNNSFLDGIIHRQMRKHLLETFDEIYFLDLHGSTKKKETAADGSKDENVFDIQQGVVISIMIRKSEKKEKLGAVKFAEVYGTRRNKFYFLDENDLRTIKWQNLNSFSPNFFFVPKDFKAIQGYNEGFKVDEIFINNTSGVKTHHDDELVSFNEFEENSEPYLYRPFDTRWIQYDLDKVVRHRYSVMKHMLKDNVCLLTCRQQSTFDFQHVLITKSLSDFCSVSLQTKESTYAFPLYWYLDNNTKEVNLKKEIVEEIEKKVGKVTPKDILDYIYAVLHSPSYRKKYKEFLKIDFPRVPYPKNKESFKKLVTLGTELRLLHLLESPKVNQFITTYPVSGNNEVEKIRFENSSHAELGSASKIPKQACLTARQVRNDNNGKVFINKEQYFGKVPEIVWNFYIGGYQPAQKWLKDRKGRTLTNSDIEHYQKIIAALTETDRIMKEIDKIKI